acacgagcgggatgggaaagataccgagagctgaagagggaagcgagacgcatttgcagacaaaaaaagaaagaggccgaaatgcgtgagtatgaagagcttgacaagctggccgacaggggtaatgctcgaaaattttacgaaaagatccggcgactaactgtaGGTTTCAataccggagcacactcctgtaggacccccagaggtgatctagttattgatgaccagagtatactgagtttgtcgagggaacacttctccagcctcctgaatggcagtgaaagtacaacaccaggagatggcgaacccaattccccaatcgacgacgatggagcagatgttccattgcccgaccgtgaagaaattcgaatagcaattacccgcttgaagaacaataaggcggcgggggccgatggattaccggccgagctattcaaatacggcggcgaagagctgataaggtgcttgcatcagcttctttgcagaatatggtcggaagaaagcatgccgattggaatctcagtgtactctgcccaatacacaaaaagggagaccccacaatttgcgccaattaccgtgggataagcctcatcaacatcgcgtataaggttctgtcgagcgtattgtgtgaaagactaaagcccaccgtcaacaaactgattggaccttatcagtgtggctttagacctggaaaatcaacaacagaccagatattcaccatgcgccaaattttggagaagacccgtgaaaataggatcgacacacaccatctctttgtcgattttaaatctgctttcgacagcacgaaaaggagctgcctttatgccgcgatgtctgaatttggtatccccgcaaaactaatacggctgtgtaagctgacgttgagcaacaccaaaagctccgtcaggatcgggaaggacctctccgaaccgttcgataccagacgaggtttcagacaaggtgactcactctcgtgtgatttctttaacctgatgctggagaaaataatacgagctgcagagctaaatagagaaggtacaatcttctataagagtgcacagctactggcgtacgccgatgatatcgatatcattggaaacaacacccgcgccgttagttctgctttttccagactggataaggaagcgaagcgtatgggtctggtggtgaacgaggacaagacgaaatatctcctgtcgtcaaacaaacagtcagcgcattcgcgtcttggctcccacgtcactgttgacagtcataactttgaagttgtaaataattccgtctacctgggaaccagcattaacagcaataacaatgtcagcctggaaatccaacgcagaatcactcttgccaacaggtgctactatggactaagttggcaattgaaaagtaaagtcctctctcgacgaacaaaaaccaaactctacaagtctctcatcattcacgtcctactttacggtgcagaagcgtggacgatgtcaacatccgatgaaacggcactaggagttttcgagagaaaggttttgcggaagatttatggtcccttaaacattggcaacggcgaataccgcagacgatggaacgatgagctgtatgtgttattcgacggctacgctggctaggtcatattgttcgattggatgaaagtgctccagctctgaaagtattcgatgcagtacccgctggtggaagccgaggaagagggagacctccactccgatggaaggaataggtggagagggacctggcttcgcttggaataaacaactggcgccaaactgccagaaggagtgatacgtggcgcgctgttttggtctcggctataaccgcgtaagcggtgtctacgccagtcaagaagaagaaggagatGTTTTATAAAGATCCACGATGTTCTGTACAAAAATTAACCTATCtttgttagttgttgtttggATTCTTCTGGATCCCTATATATTGCAGTTGCACCACCAACCGCTCTTTGTTCGAAagtgcatattttattatacaccTTATCTAAACGGTGCTGAACCCTGTAGTGAATTGTGTAGCGAATTTattttatcataaaaaataacaatgatgctataagtgaaattatatttttaaaatgaatgaatgaatgcccTCTTTTGTAATAATTTGCGAAAACAAATGGCTTACACAATGCTTCAAAAAGGTCATACCCTAAATGTGAGTAGCATATTGGGAATGATTTTTAATGGGGTTAGAGGCCCCGCTCTTACTTAAACTCAGAGCTCATTTCcatctgcatacatacatacatatgtacgtaagtaCATTCAATATACGAATCGGTTGGGAGGATTATAACTTTTCCAGTACTCCGTTGCTCGGTTAGTCATTCGTTCTGtggacaacaacaactttatatCTTTACACttgtacgtatatacatatgtacacaatttTACCTTCACAGCGCGCTACCCCGTTTCACTCACGTACACCATTCGCTCACTCTTCTTCGTCTAAAAACTCAACATTCGATGACGAATGTTGGGGCGACGACGCTGAGAGAGATTGCATTTAAATTTGTGTGCTGTTCATATTTGCGGGCGGTGTTGGAGGCGTTCGTATTCTGTTGCATTGGAAAAAACAACACGAGACTagccaacaaataaaacaaaaacaaaggcagTCGGCAGAGTCACACAtacgttcatacatacatacatacaagataCGAGTATTCACGTCAACAACGGCGAATCTATAAAAATACTCGTATATGGAAAGCGAAAAGCTATGAAGCAGTGAACGGTAGTGAGCCATATAGCGGCCGAGACAAAAATTTCAGTTCAGTCTCTTGTGAGAATTCAACAGACAATAAAGTGTATTTTTACGACTTTTAGCATTTTCGCACACAACTATACTATTCGCATTTAACGAATGATGTATTAAGAGCACACAGTTCTTTTAGTTCATTTCGTGCAAACAAGTTTCAGACAAGTAAAAACAGAGTGAATGCACGCATGGTTATAAAAAAAGACTTACATATTTTCGCCTacgaacatatacatatatagagatatagaaaaggcatatatatgcataaacattttataaaagtcAACAAACGCCCTCGACAAGCACGTTGGTTAACAAGAAAAAGTGTCAAGTGTTCAAAAAAAACGTAGTTTTTACGCCAATTTATGCCTGAGTCCACTGCAGCGACCGCAAATTTAAAGACATTTCTTATTGAAGGCGACTACGGTTCCAACTTTGGTTAGCTGTTTTACTAAATAGTGAGAAATATACACTTTCTACGAAAATAGCAAATTGTGTTGTGGTTGTCCCCAAAAACTACACGAAAATAACAACGAAAAGCACAACGAATACGTACAAGTGTCCGCAAAACTATTGGAGCCAACACAACTCGTCACGAAATCAACCTCAAATATAAAAGCCGAGTGCACGAAGCGTACATTGTAGTAAAACATTAACATGGATGTGTGGGGTGTTTTTGTTGGCGACTCGTCCATGTCTTACGGTGGGTCAGTACGCAGCACCTACTATCGCGACTATGAGCAGTTTCCCTATGGTTCATTAGAGCAAGGCTCGAGTCCGCCATCTAAGGACTCCTACAGCAAGGTTCAAGGTAGGCAAaataccaacatacatacatacgtaattGGAACATTTGTTTGCATAAACTTTCAACTCGAGTTACTGCGttcttgtttaaattattttcaactcaTTACAAATGACTAATTCAAAGCACTGTTGGAAAGGGGCAACTTTAGAACTTAACATAACAActtttatttatagtatatatagtatatgcataaaaagttgaaaaatatgaaaaacagcaacaacgaaaGGTCATCAGTCTATCTAATATGAATACATACAGGCTCGTGTATATAAGTATTGTAACAGAACACACCCAACTAATTATCATACTTCATTGCATTGGcagcatttatataaatgtgatatatgtatgcttgtgtgtatTATATGGGCATATGCTTGACTACCCGTTTGATAGCACGTTTTGGCAAtctatttataatacatataaagtgccacTTATGTACGTACTCGCATACGCGTAAATACTTATCAAATCCAGTAatgcttatatatgtacatacattacgGGTATgtgttttgataaaatttaaagtgttgagtaaattaaaaatgtacttAGATTTAAAGATAAGTTATATTTGGACAGATAAGCAATCTTGGCTAAACGCTCGCATTTGTTAACAACGCAATAACAACTGAAAAACGTTAGAAGCCATTTCAACCTGTTCGAGCCATAATGAGCACAGGCACATGTGTAaatatagttatatgtatattatatatgtaagtgtgtacaGATTGGCTTTAGTGTGTGTAAATTTCGCatctaaaatgtaaacaacattcAGTACTGGCGGATTTAGCAGTTGTCAGTAAAAGCATACAGAAATATTGTTAGCAATGGGAtgcgaaaataaaatgtttgcacaaaaatttatatcacatatagaaaatatatgtatgtatatatactatttttcttttgtattttgcaTCAAACTTTCTTATTCATTGTAATGCGCCTGCGCGCCAATGTGCAAGGAATCTTCTAAACGCCAAATTGCAATGCCGTAAGAGGTCAAATTGCCAGCATATAATCACAGAATCACAATTCAGTTGTAAAATATATGGACATCACCACGAGTCATATTTCACACGCTTGGAAGCTTGTACATTGCTTTATGCACGGCGACGTTTAGAGATCAAgcaatttaaaacaattaaattgacCTTGTAGGTTTAACCTTTTTGGTATACATATGAACTTACAATACATtcgtatgtaaatttatacatatacaaacgcaAACTTACGTACGTTAAGTAAGCGTAAGCCGGAAATACGTTATCATTCAATTCTTACTCCTTTGTGATCTAATTCAGTAAaggtacatgcatatatacatttgcTTGCGTTAAAAATGAAACGAGCAAAAATTATATTCGCTATTTTTTTGTGGTagattgataaataaaaattttatattttttgttgaccttgaaaacaaaattagatAATAGCTTGCTCTCTATGTAGAACACATGGGTATAAAGCAACACGGTATAAGGTAATAAAAACTGATCATTAAAACATCAGACATGGTTATCACAATTACTAAACCAGTAATAGAACTGGTCCgtactaaatttaaaaatgttatataaatttttctaaagcAGTAAAGCAGAGTTACCTACTCTCCCAATttgtataaatcaaatatttacagGGAAATTTCTCAACCGAATTCCCAAAATAGAACAATTATAAACTATTCGACCATTTATAAATGCTAGTAGCCACATCATTCTTCATTAATGCTAAATTTATctattgtaatataaaataacatgaAGAAATTCTAAAAAAGTCTCTGTATCTAACTTAAGTTGCAATACTGCACAAATGtggacaaatatttaaatacagttgatctcctttttgcacggttaactggtaCAGTAAATTACACGTGTAAAAAAAAtagtgcaaaaaaaatcaaatttttatataaaactcattgggaccaatttaagaaaaaaatcgtgcaaaaagtagaaaacgtgtaaaaaatatctaattttacatgaaaatctatctattcgtacagagaatttacactgttgttgttgttatagacttttctggtattatatgtatgtacatattactgttagaaggaacaaacaacaactattctgggaattgtaaaaaaataatacatttcaaagttccgtcattaatcgctgtgtcttcttttttcttacttcttcatatagcttcatttatttgtttacgtattgaaattgttgcaaccttttcactggctttcgaatctataatttgtattttttagtttaaatctaatttaaaatttattaaattctattaacagaattggatttgtgacgtattgacgtatgtaattttgattttattgcaaaaaaagcatacaattgaaataaaaaatccgtgtaaaaaaagtaaaaccgtgtaaaaatggtaacagggaagtgttcaaaaacaccgtgtaaaaaaaccgtgcaaaaaataaccgtgtaaaaaggagatcaactgtacatttcaaagttccgtcattaatcgctgtgtcttcttttttcttacttcttcatatagcttcatttatttgtttacgtattgaaattgttgcaaccttttcactggctttcgaatctataatttgtattttttagtttaaatctaatttaaaatttattaaattctattaacagaattggatttgtgacgtattgacgtatggaattttgattttattgcaaaaaagtatacaattgaaataaaaaatccgtgtaaaaaaagtaaaaccgtgtaaaaatggtaactgggaagtgttcaaaaacaccgtgtaaaaaaaaccgtgtaaaaaggagatcaactgtatgtTTATGAATGAAATCTTTATTCGAACAAGCTTTCGccttctaaaaaataatttttattatattgaagtaaaatttaagtataatttttttaggtttAATTAAGAGTATGGCAAGCTAGCATAATTCACAAAAGCTCTTTTATCGAATCGAATAAATtccacaatttttaaaaaatcattcgaAATCAATCACTgttgaaagtgaaataaaacgCTAAAACAGTTAATATACCACTTAGGCTAGTTAAAAGCGTCTATGGATTTATAGTGTTGAAAGTTCGTTTTAAATGCAGTTAATTGCAACTGAAAACATCTTTTTCAATCGgtatatatgtacctatgtaaaatatattagttAGAACCATTCACTAGATTTCGTAATTTGAATAAAAGTAATTGTTTAAAGTATTGCAGCAAACAAGAGACTTTTACTCAACATATTCCATACTATTTTATGGttgatttgaaaattagttGTAATAATTAAACGAGTATTAAATTCCGAGAAACGAGTACTGCTTTCAGTAAAACATATACCAAGCACATTAATAAGCTTTTATGCACGAATGTATATATTAAcctaattattaataaaaaaaatcattgcaaTCGATTGATTTAGCAACAAATGTCTGTTATTCTATTGTATTAACGTCACTTCTTTCATTCATAGACACGGGTTTATCCGCACACAAgtgaatacacatacatatgcacttacatatgtagttacaattacgttcatttttttttatgattagaGGAGATCAAGCGGTTTGACATTGGTAAACTACAAAATGAGCTCAATTGTAATGCATTTTCcacataaatttattcaataatacGCGGATAAAACCCAATTTAGTTGGTTGATGATTTCAAAAGTTTTCCAAGAGATCTCTTAGAATTATGGCTACTCACATTGTCAATagactcattttattttttacaaagaaGAATTAAGCATAACCGCAAGCCCTTAAGAAGAGGTAGAAAACGATATTACCTATTTAATGCAACTCTTTTGGATTGAATACAGAGGCAAACACTTATTGCAGGCAATGTATGTGggtaaatgcatatataattatataatgctGGAAGACCAAATGCCTTTTGAGaagcattaaataataaatgagaaCTCATAAACAGCCTatacacaataacaacataattcAACAAATTGTAGTTAAAAAGAAGCTTATTCGCCAACAGCATAGCACTGGTATACGCAGATAAATGCATCtactaaataaatgcatattgaAGTGCTTACTTTGCAATTTGAATGCTATACAATTAGGACCAGACTATTCGTTGAAAATTTAGATAAGCGTATAAAGTTCACTTGCTGGCGAAGCGGAAAACGTGGTATAATTCTGAATAGCCCTCTCATGAAACTCATACAACTtaatggaaaaataataaatacctgTGGCGATATATACGCAGTATTATTGTcattaaaagttgaaaataacaaattttattatcagtAAATAATTCTAATTACCTTATCAGGGActtttaatatgtacatatgtcatatatgtatgtgtgttgtttaaatgtcaaaaaatcggcatttcaaaatacaataataattattatcaataaataaacttatacatatgtaagtacttaTTTGTGACGTTACACActtttaaacatacatacatttgtatgtgctatatatatattttacaaaaaattattgtgCATGCGTGCTAAATATCAAAtgtaaatgttgtaaaaaacaaatatataaataatcatgtgtaacaaataaatatttgtttaacttgGAAACACTTTGCCCACTTAATCACATAATCGCATGTGACCGTTGATAAAACAGCGGCACTAAGTGCTCGCATAGACACTGCTAGTAACAATTTCAAAAGCTTATAAAGTGCAATTACTTCAAAAAGTCTATTCTACAAGCACATGAATAGAGTATCTCTCTATGCTATTGCATAAATgtgtattatttgaaatatttatctaacagTCGTTGGTATTtgctacatatctacatatctatgtatgtctgTAGGCAAATACGTTAGCAGGCGTATGCATGTTATTTATAGctttgtgctttaaaaaaaaacttttatcaaCACAACAAGGCCGATCTAATTGTGACtatgacgacaacaacaaaacgaaatttACTACACtgcaccaaaaatcaaaaaaatccttagaaaaaaataatgcgtTTAATGCAAAAATTAGCTTTAAAAGGTAGTAATTTTTTTCACGCAGTACtgtaatgtatttaatatacCAATTaacaattcatataaatatttataaattgtgttttaaatatgttttataagttGATTGAcatgtttataaatacatatgtatgtatgtacatatattaatttatatagaatatattcgaATTTTTGTGAAACCCATTTACTTTTCCGACTTTTTGTAACACTAACCAAtaatttgtaatgttttttacttatttatacatatgctaAACGGTTACATGTGatcaatatatttacatacatttgacGTCAATCTTACATCTGGAAGCGaattgatttgtttatttttgttataagttTTAAGAATTTGTAAATTCCCCTGTAACTTAAGTTAAACCTCATAAACCCAGCTTAAGGGGTTAcgggtagtcagagacatgaaaatattagaattttcaggattttttttctattaacaaatcgaaatttttgaaaaagatttttttttaagaaaaaatctttCTTCAGACCTGAGTTCATTATgttttctaaaagctgtataaatctactgagcggttttcgaattacagttgtcaccagttcaaaaaaacaGAGTTttaaaaaaactgaatttaaagtttcacccgAACGTTTTGGAGTGCACGAccgctctttgttatttttcgaataactcgaaaagtaattatcggataaacttaaaattttcatagaatatttttaagaatatttacttaacgaaaatgttaaaaaaataattttttgaaaatcctgactacccctaagcCCTTAACGGGAGAAATATAAGACATTTACGAGGTGTATGTAGTACTGGTGGTTTAGATTGAAGAAATCATTTTTCAAGTTTCAAAATAGTTTCCGTTAAGTCATAAGTATTGTacacattaaaatttatataaatcaaaacaaTCTATGTTAATACTATAACTTTAACTTACACTaataagttaaatttatttatgagttGCTATTATTTTGAACGTCACTTGTTATCTCGTAccgtatattttttgtttttgctttttgcaccGAAAACAACTTATTTGGGTGTTGTTATGAACTTAAACATTCGCCTTCACTTaagataactattttttttttaatatttactcatacactttatttattttttatttatttaagataaGGAAAggaagttttatataaataagttcAAAATTATATTGCTTGTGTATTGTTTCCttacacttaaatattttaaacagtgCGCGATAACTGCTATCATGACAGATTATCTTgttatacacatattttaaaacagCGAAACCACGATATGATACAAAACCAAATATAAACTTCATGtgtgaattttatagaaaaaccaATACAAGACTATATTAAAAACGAGTTGAACTTTGGATACAACTATAgttggcatatatgtatgtatgtacatacatacatactttcatgCACACATGCAATGAATGTAGATAAAATTGGACttagcaacaaaataaataagaaatctcaaaataaaataagaaatctcAAATGTGCTAAACGAGCTTGAATAATTAATACAAGCATATTTATGCCAAAAACGCAAAATGTAATGCGTTCCGAATGCTTTTTTTCGTAAATATACAcgtatttcataaatcatgaacACATAGTTACATGGCATATGGCAATTGCAGCAAGATTATTTAATTGATAGTTTGTATATCTCCCCGCACATGGCTGTAGGACACTTGTTGTTAGTAATATATTTCTACTGATTGTGTCTAGGTAAATATTTAGCTAAACCTCGCCTAAGACCTTGTAGACATGTCATTGCACACGCGCTCCCAATTGCGGATTTAGCACGGTTAATAACCCCAGTTGCCAGGCAGCCAGCTCAGCATCAAATAACCACTAATGTTAAACAACAGACATAACAAAGAACTTACTCACGCtgcttaatatatgtacatacctataaTAAAGATGaatgttataatttttaattaacgtttatgtgttttttttttggtttcattttCTTACAGAAAAATGCAGGCAAGTGAAATCGGTAAAAGCGCAAAAGAAAGAGTGCCCCTTCTGTAAGGAACAGAAAAAGCGGCCACTCACCAATTACATGCGTAAGCGCGAGTCTCGCAAGCACCACGACAGCATTTGTGAGGAGCACGAGGAAGGCATTGAGGAGGAGACTGAGGAAGAGGAGCAACAACAGGGGGTGACAATAAATGTGGCGGTGAATTCGCCATTGCAGCAATGCTCGAACGTCGACAGTTTGAATTGCAGTGCAAAATAATTACAAGTGCCGAATGTTTACGACGTGCTACAGTAGACCTTTTTCTTAAAaaggaaatgtgaaataaaaaagagaTTTGCGATTGACAACAACATGAAGAATGCATTATGTACCAGGGTTAATGGTTTATGGTAGATTTAAAAGGATTTTTATATGAGTGCAGTTCAAcgcgtgtatgtatatatgtatgtatttagcagCTTCTAtagcacaacaataataacactaCCATTTTCCGT
This portion of the Zeugodacus cucurbitae isolate PBARC_wt_2022May chromosome 3, idZeuCucr1.2, whole genome shotgun sequence genome encodes:
- the LOC105219576 gene encoding uncharacterized protein LOC105219576 → MDVWGVFVGDSSMSYGGSVRSTYYRDYEQFPYGSLEQGSSPPSKDSYSKVQEKCRQVKSVKAQKKECPFCKEQKKRPLTNYMRKRESRKHHDSICEEHEEGIEEETEEEEQQQGVTINVAVNSPLQQCSNVDSLNCSAK